One segment of Deinococcus yavapaiensis KR-236 DNA contains the following:
- a CDS encoding M28 family peptidase, translating to MLTDAEQATLDAITLDAPWELIERFSRLKREDPADVRTAADLLVARLTSHGVPVHVHRPELYLSIPRSASIRLGDQTLHAKAMAMSASLPGGHTAPLVHQPSVYAADADEMFSKALFGDAVDVRGKIVVTEGFGMPGKVGELEERGALGVIAVNPGDRAHWGICTSIWGTPDLDGLPRKPNIPVVSVNRHDGALLIDAAHDGQAITLFTHLDEGWFESPIPVVTIPGREDPDAFVLLHGHYDSWDVGVGDNAVGDATLLEIARVLWERRSELRRTVKIAWWPGHSTGRYAGSTWFSDTFALELHDHCVAQVNCDSPGCRDATEYRDVSWMPEAERYAQAVIRDVTGQESFGERPPRAGDYSFNNIGLTGYFMLLSTMPNDLRAEKGYYAVGGCGGNIAWHTEDDTIDVANKDILLKDMRIYALGTLRAANATTLPFDYTLAVDDLTAAVTKYQAAAKSHFDFSRVHDELTALKAVISELDAYAATLDGRPLTDDTVRRVNAAYLTVTRLLTRVNFTRQAPFFHDPAISVPPLPDLAVALDLANVAPDKIGFHKTHLTRGQNRVIATLRDAARAVRAALPTPAPTL from the coding sequence ATGTTGACCGACGCCGAACAGGCCACCCTCGACGCCATCACGCTCGACGCTCCCTGGGAATTGATCGAACGGTTCTCGCGCTTGAAACGCGAGGATCCCGCCGACGTTCGAACCGCCGCCGACCTTCTCGTCGCGCGTCTCACCTCGCACGGCGTTCCCGTCCACGTGCACCGGCCCGAACTGTACCTCAGCATTCCCCGCTCGGCCTCCATCCGCCTCGGCGACCAGACCCTGCACGCCAAGGCCATGGCCATGAGCGCGAGCCTTCCCGGCGGCCACACCGCGCCCCTCGTGCATCAACCCAGCGTGTACGCCGCCGACGCCGACGAGATGTTCTCCAAGGCCCTCTTCGGCGACGCCGTCGACGTGCGCGGCAAGATCGTCGTCACCGAAGGCTTCGGCATGCCCGGCAAGGTCGGCGAACTCGAAGAACGCGGCGCCCTCGGCGTCATCGCGGTGAATCCCGGAGACCGCGCCCACTGGGGCATCTGCACGAGCATCTGGGGCACGCCCGACCTCGACGGCCTGCCCCGCAAGCCCAACATCCCGGTCGTGAGCGTCAACCGCCACGACGGCGCGCTTCTCATCGACGCGGCACATGATGGCCAAGCCATCACCCTCTTCACGCACCTCGACGAAGGCTGGTTCGAATCGCCCATCCCGGTCGTCACCATTCCCGGGAGAGAAGACCCCGACGCCTTCGTGCTGCTGCACGGTCACTACGACTCGTGGGACGTCGGCGTCGGCGACAACGCCGTTGGAGACGCGACCCTCCTCGAAATCGCGCGCGTCCTGTGGGAACGCCGCTCGGAACTGCGGCGCACCGTCAAGATCGCGTGGTGGCCCGGCCACTCCACGGGACGCTACGCGGGCAGCACTTGGTTCTCGGACACGTTCGCTCTCGAACTGCACGACCACTGCGTCGCGCAAGTCAACTGCGACTCGCCCGGCTGCCGCGACGCCACCGAGTACCGAGACGTCTCGTGGATGCCCGAGGCGGAACGCTACGCCCAAGCGGTCATTCGAGACGTCACCGGGCAGGAATCCTTCGGAGAACGCCCTCCTCGCGCGGGCGACTACTCGTTCAACAACATCGGGCTCACCGGGTACTTCATGCTCCTCAGCACCATGCCCAACGACTTGCGCGCCGAAAAAGGTTACTACGCCGTCGGGGGGTGCGGCGGCAACATCGCTTGGCACACCGAGGACGACACCATCGACGTCGCCAACAAGGACATCTTGCTCAAGGACATGCGGATCTACGCGCTCGGCACGCTGCGCGCGGCGAACGCCACCACCCTGCCCTTCGATTACACCCTCGCCGTCGACGATCTCACGGCGGCCGTCACGAAGTACCAGGCGGCGGCCAAAAGCCACTTCGACTTCTCACGCGTCCACGACGAACTCACGGCGCTCAAAGCCGTCATCTCCGAGCTCGACGCGTACGCCGCCACTCTCGACGGACGCCCCCTCACGGACGACACCGTGCGCCGAGTCAACGCCGCGTACCTCACCGTCACGCGCCTGCTCACGCGCGTCAACTTCACGCGCCAAGCGCCGTTCTTTCACGATCCCGCCATTTCCGTCCCGCCGCTTCCCGACCTCGCGGTCGCCCTCGACCTTGCGAACGTCGCGCCCGACAAGATCGGCTTTCACAAAACGCACCTCACGCGCGGCCAAAACCGCGTGATCGCCACGCTGCGCGACGCCGCTCGCGCCGTCCGAGCCGCCCTGCCCACGCCCGCTCCCACTCTCTAA
- a CDS encoding ABC transporter permease: protein MPVPYILRRLWHALIVLAVVCVVTFIVVRLAPGGPSLLADPNLGTVERAAIAERLGLNDSVPEQFAKFAAGVVRGDLGTSFLYGTPTLQVIGQRLPNTLLLAGTALLVTVLVAVPLGLMCGLRPNSLLDRLLSTVSLVFVAVPVFWFALMLIILFAVVLRVLPAGGMNAPGMEGNLLDSLRHLILPTLVLASATIAEVLRYTRSSARTAAMQDYVRTAKAKGVGPLRLQYKHILKNALLPVLTAIGLQLPRLVGGAAVTETIFAWPGMGRLSVEAALGRDYPLILAITLVVALAVVLFNLLVDLLYPVVDPRVRTEA from the coding sequence ATGCCCGTTCCCTACATCCTGCGCCGCTTGTGGCACGCCCTGATCGTGCTGGCCGTCGTGTGCGTCGTGACCTTCATCGTCGTGCGCCTCGCGCCCGGCGGGCCGTCCCTCCTTGCCGACCCGAACCTCGGCACGGTCGAACGCGCGGCGATCGCGGAGCGCCTCGGCCTGAACGACTCCGTCCCCGAGCAGTTCGCGAAGTTCGCGGCGGGTGTCGTGCGCGGCGATCTCGGCACGTCCTTTCTGTACGGCACGCCGACCTTGCAAGTCATCGGGCAGCGCCTTCCGAACACCTTGCTGCTCGCCGGGACGGCGCTGCTCGTCACGGTCCTCGTCGCCGTGCCGCTCGGCTTGATGTGCGGCTTGCGGCCCAACAGCCTGCTCGACCGCCTGCTCAGCACGGTCAGCCTCGTGTTCGTCGCCGTGCCCGTCTTCTGGTTCGCCCTCATGCTGATCATCCTCTTCGCCGTCGTGCTGCGCGTCTTGCCCGCCGGCGGCATGAACGCGCCCGGCATGGAAGGCAACCTCCTCGACTCCTTGCGCCACCTCATTCTCCCGACGCTCGTCTTGGCGAGCGCCACCATCGCCGAGGTGCTGCGCTACACGCGCTCCAGCGCCCGCACGGCCGCCATGCAGGACTACGTGCGTACCGCCAAGGCCAAGGGCGTCGGGCCGCTTCGCCTTCAGTACAAGCACATTCTCAAGAACGCCTTGCTGCCCGTCCTCACGGCCATCGGACTGCAACTGCCGCGCCTCGTGGGAGGCGCGGCCGTCACCGAGACGATCTTCGCGTGGCCCGGGATGGGCCGCCTCAGCGTCGAGGCGGCCTTGGGACGCGACTACCCGCTCATCCTCGCCATCACCCTCGTCGTGGCGCTCGCCGTCGTTTTGTTCAACCTCCTCGTCGACCTGCTCTACCCCGTGGTGGACCCTCGTGTCCGAACGGAGGCTTGA
- a CDS encoding ABC transporter substrate-binding protein, with protein MRKALLALGVALAVTGASAQSNVLKLPLINDPIMNPLVAPDLGSILVNKVIFPGLVRPNEDLQPEPDLAASWRVTNNGLTYTFNLRQNVKWHDGQPFTADDVVFTFKTIINPQSGSRLVSDFNSIKDVVAVNRNTVRFTLSKPFAPFLILLGHNAGIVPKHLLEGKDLNNYNAFNRQMPIGTGPYKVSRVVPGASITLVPNPDYYGAKPKLDGITFRVVPDINTQVAQLRSGELDWVNVEPFNLAALQNDPNVRIKQADAVQHFLVFFNLKNPLFKDAKVRQAMQYAVNRKAIIEGVLRGYADYPVGTIPTALRAYFNKSIKPVQFDPNRALQILAQAGWKRNAQGTLVNAKGEPFKFSLMVDRGNPTREQAALAVQQDLKRIGMDVTLQTLEFGTLVRDFLLTGKYDANLIWWTTAPDPDQYSYYATGQSNNQAFYSNSQADELLRRGRETTSLAARKIIYTNLQRLELTDPPVLVLWYPKELQAIRRNLTGVPDLGIRDALRHSEKFDLR; from the coding sequence ATGAGAAAAGCTCTCCTCGCCCTCGGAGTCGCCCTCGCCGTCACCGGCGCAAGCGCGCAAAGCAACGTCTTGAAGTTGCCCCTCATCAACGACCCCATCATGAATCCTCTCGTCGCGCCCGACCTCGGGTCGATCCTCGTCAACAAGGTCATCTTCCCGGGCCTCGTGCGGCCCAACGAAGACTTGCAGCCCGAACCCGACCTCGCGGCGTCGTGGCGCGTCACCAACAACGGCCTCACGTACACCTTCAACCTGCGGCAAAACGTCAAGTGGCACGACGGGCAACCCTTCACGGCCGACGACGTCGTCTTCACCTTCAAGACGATCATCAATCCGCAATCCGGCTCGCGCCTCGTTTCCGACTTCAACTCCATCAAAGACGTCGTCGCCGTGAACCGCAACACGGTACGGTTCACGCTCTCCAAGCCGTTCGCGCCGTTCCTCATCCTGCTCGGCCACAACGCCGGCATCGTGCCGAAGCACCTGCTCGAAGGCAAGGACCTCAACAACTACAACGCCTTCAACCGCCAAATGCCCATCGGAACCGGGCCGTACAAGGTGTCGCGCGTCGTTCCCGGCGCCAGCATCACCCTCGTTCCGAACCCCGACTACTACGGCGCAAAGCCGAAACTCGACGGCATCACCTTCCGAGTCGTGCCCGACATCAACACCCAAGTCGCGCAACTCCGCTCGGGCGAACTTGACTGGGTGAACGTCGAGCCGTTCAACCTCGCCGCCCTGCAAAACGACCCGAACGTCCGCATCAAGCAAGCCGACGCCGTCCAGCACTTCCTGGTGTTCTTCAACTTGAAAAACCCCTTGTTCAAGGACGCGAAGGTGCGCCAAGCGATGCAGTACGCCGTGAACCGCAAGGCGATCATCGAAGGCGTGCTGCGCGGCTACGCCGACTACCCCGTCGGCACCATCCCGACGGCTTTGCGCGCTTACTTCAACAAGTCCATCAAGCCCGTGCAGTTCGACCCGAACCGCGCCTTGCAAATCCTCGCGCAAGCGGGCTGGAAGCGCAACGCGCAAGGCACGCTCGTCAACGCCAAAGGCGAGCCGTTCAAGTTCAGCCTCATGGTCGACCGCGGCAACCCCACGCGCGAACAAGCGGCGCTCGCCGTGCAGCAAGACCTCAAGCGCATCGGCATGGACGTCACGCTGCAGACCTTGGAGTTCGGCACGCTCGTGCGCGACTTCCTGCTGACCGGCAAGTACGACGCCAACCTCATCTGGTGGACGACCGCGCCCGATCCCGATCAGTACTCGTACTACGCGACGGGGCAAAGCAACAACCAAGCGTTCTACAGCAACTCGCAAGCCGACGAACTGCTGCGCCGCGGACGCGAAACCACGAGCCTCGCCGCGCGCAAAATCATCTACACCAACTTGCAACGCCTCGAACTCACCGATCCGCCCGTTCTCGTCTTGTGGTACCCGAAGGAACTTCAAGCGATTCGTCGCAACCTCACCGGCGTGCCCGACCTCGGCATTCGTGACGCCTTGCGCCACTCCGAGAAGTTCGACTTGCGCTGA